The Pelotomaculum isophthalicicum JI genome contains a region encoding:
- a CDS encoding ATPase, T2SS/T4P/T4SS family — protein sequence MQDNETEEINVNGSGGVWVLYKDRKIRLNETFGHPEACANIVRKMSRFGNVILDGSKPIGDSFIARGIRMSGAIAPCVDPDAGAIASIRKQKPLLITRENLIGWDTATAEELDFLVMCVNNGVSLAVAGATGSGKTADMGYILSCVPHDKRIVTIEDTRELSLAQYDENGVMLNDVIHLLTKEEPNPITMLDLLKLSLRLHPEILVPAEMRGKEAMVVQEAGRTGHTVISTLHANSARTAYDRVLTMCLEAGTSLSEERLLKNIVEAFPIMVFKMQLPDKSRKYMEVFEATGIKNGEVTGTTLFKYVVDHYERGDEGRITKVVGSHQRMGNISPALAEKLLLGGVPQREIRRFSEGGPT from the coding sequence TTGCAGGACAATGAAACGGAGGAAATCAACGTCAACGGCTCCGGGGGCGTCTGGGTACTCTACAAGGATAGAAAAATCCGTCTGAACGAAACCTTTGGGCACCCGGAAGCCTGCGCCAATATTGTTCGGAAAATGAGCCGGTTCGGGAATGTCATTCTGGACGGTTCCAAGCCCATCGGGGACAGCTTCATTGCCAGGGGCATCCGCATGTCGGGAGCCATCGCCCCCTGTGTTGACCCGGATGCCGGAGCGATAGCGTCCATCCGAAAGCAAAAGCCCTTGCTTATTACACGGGAAAATCTTATTGGATGGGATACCGCCACAGCCGAGGAATTGGACTTTTTGGTTATGTGCGTCAACAACGGCGTATCGCTTGCCGTTGCCGGAGCCACAGGTTCCGGGAAAACGGCGGATATGGGCTATATTTTAAGCTGTGTTCCCCACGATAAACGTATTGTTACCATCGAAGACACGAGAGAACTGTCTTTAGCTCAATATGATGAAAACGGCGTGATGCTCAACGATGTGATACATCTTCTCACCAAGGAGGAACCCAATCCGATCACCATGTTGGACCTATTGAAGCTCTCGCTGCGCCTGCACCCGGAAATCCTTGTGCCTGCGGAAATGCGGGGAAAGGAAGCTATGGTAGTTCAAGAAGCCGGGAGAACGGGCCATACGGTCATTAGTACATTGCACGCCAACAGCGCGCGGACAGCCTATGACCGCGTCCTGACCATGTGCCTGGAGGCCGGAACTTCACTTTCAGAGGAAAGGCTTCTCAAAAACATCGTAGAAGCCTTTCCCATTATGGTATTTAAAATGCAACTCCCCGACAAATCACGCAAATACATGGAGGTATTCGAGGCCACCGGGATAAAAAACGGTGAAGTTACCGGAACCACGCTTTTCAAATATGTGGTGGACCATTATGAGCGTGGCGACGAGGGCAGGATTACCAAAGTGGTAGGCAGTCACCAGCGCATGGGGAACATTTCTCCAGCTCTTGCCGAAAAGCTCTTATTGGGTGGTGTACCTCAAAGGGAAATCCGCCGCTTTTCGGAAGGAGGCCCGACATGA